A region of Epinephelus fuscoguttatus linkage group LG1, E.fuscoguttatus.final_Chr_v1 DNA encodes the following proteins:
- the tmem167b gene encoding protein kish-B, whose protein sequence is MTNVYSFDGILVFGLLFICTCAYLKKVPRLNSWLLSEKKGVWGVFYKAAVIGSRLHIAVAVSCLAMAFYIVFLK, encoded by the exons TGTACTCTTTCGATGGCATCTTGGTGTTTGGGCTGCTGTTCATCTGCACTTGTGCATACCTCAAAAAGGTGCCGCGGCTCAACAGCTGGCTGCTGTCAGAGAAGAAAGGAGTGTGGGGCGTCTTCTACAAAG CTGCGGTAATTGGGTCGCGGCTTCACATTGCCGTGGCGGTTTCCTGTTTGGCCATGGCTTTCTACATTGTCTTCTTGAAATGA